The Zingiber officinale cultivar Zhangliang chromosome 2A, Zo_v1.1, whole genome shotgun sequence genomic sequence AAAATTCCTTCCAAGAAGTTTTTCCACATACCTTAGCTATAAAATCGATAAAGGTCTTCATTAGAAAAAGAGCATATGCATGTGTGAGCGAGGTCAATTTAGCAAATGTAAAGCAAAGACAAACCAAACCTGTAAAATTTGCTTCCAAGTTGACACCCTTGGAATTTGGTACTTCTTTGAAATCTTTGTGTAAACTTCTTCTGAAGCACCATTCTAGAGAGAGAACGTGATACTTGGTATCGATCACTTTATGAATCGTGTATAACAATTGACAAATCATAAAGACGTAGAGGATTACCTCAATATACAAGAGAATACCCTGAAGAAACTCTTCCTCACTATTTTTATCATTTGTGTTGCTTCCATTGTTAGGCTCCTTAGGGAGTTTCTTGAATTTCTCAGACAATTGACTTTTTAGTGAGTCGATTGATGTACAAGAATTTTCTTCAGAGAATTTATATAGTCTGTCCATATCTAAAATAAGGGCTAAAACTTCTGCAATAGACACATACAGagattgatcctccttttccatTAGGGTGTAGAGAAAGGAAATTAACCTGTGCCGTTGAAAATGTTAAATTGTATGAAAAACCACATGTAAATATATAACTAGATAAAAGAAGAATTGTTTGTTAtatatctatatctatatatACCCTTTCCAGTTTGTAGGATGAATTCTCCACTCATCAACAAATGTAAGGAGAAATGTCCAAGCAGATAGTGCTGCAGATAACACAGCAGGATGAGTTTCACCGAGTTGATCCTgcatttaattaattagaaatgGTATGGTTTGATGAACTAAATAAAACAAGCAATAGATTTATATCCAACTGTTTAGACAGACATTATTATTGAGACATACAGTGGGTTTAGGATAGAAAATTTCCCATGAAAATTTCATAGAATCTTGCAGTTCATCTGGATCCATTGCACCAAAAGAGCATATCATCGCAATGCATTGTAATACCTACATTGAAAAACAAAGATTAATATAAAATAAGGTATTATGGAAAAAATTGGCACATAAACATCAAAAGTAGTACTTTCATACAAGTATCTTCACAATCTTGCTTCCCGATTTATAGGCTTCACAAAGTGGAGTAATTGTTTCCTTCATCATTTCATGTGAAGCATCCTCACAGTCAATATTGACTGCCAGTAAAcctatatatataaaaacatgatttaattttattcataaataACAGAAAAAACAATTACAAGAAGATATGTATTGGCACTAACCAATGAGACGGCAAGCTAAATGAGATTCAGCTGTTGTgccttttttaattaattttgaggaCCAATATGATAATGTAATGTATCTATTAACaagaaaaatgaaataattaGGTTGAACTGAAGAATCTCAATGAAAAAAAAGGATAATGAATGATAA encodes the following:
- the LOC122040302 gene encoding uncharacterized protein LOC122040302, encoding MGRKNLNPKSNAFKRQEAFFMGNKSQERLEAIGQEHRLLMRDNPCEPYSPVEVNDYFGRSVVAADTSPSSTSFSHYNKYIDDLSLNRVSNRKKALEKLVMAYETDVLTEFTKNKYITLSYWSSKLIKKGTTAESHLACRLIGLLAVNIDCEDASHEMMKETITPLCEAYKSGSKIVKILVLQCIAMICSFGAMDPDELQDSMKFSWEIFYPKPTDQLGETHPAVLSAALSAWTFLLTFVDEWRIHPTNWKGLISFLYTLMEKEDQSLYVSIAEVLALILDMDRLYKFSEENSCTSIDSLKSQLSEKFKKLPKEPNNGSNTNDKNSEEEFLQGILLYIENGASEEVYTKISKKYQIPRVSTWKQILQLRYVEKLLGRNFSKHMKRNYRLLDAMRIEQPIIERPLPQPTVFGEFDLDQKARTQLRKMSAQRKQSLLFQGHFDIED